CCAGGGGTGTTGCGGCTAAAATAATCAATGGCATTAACTTTAACCAATCGTTTGCGGTCATTCCAGACCTCCGTAATTCGAACGACTTTTCTTTAACTCATCTACCGTTGGGTTTTCAGGCGCATTTTTTGTTGGCGTAAAATATTCTCTGGTAATGGTTTGCAAATTTTTCAAGGCCTGGCGCGAGGTCTTAAGAACCGTATTGGGAAACAAGCCCAGCCACAGCAATGCCAGAACAAGCGCCGTAAAAATGGAAATTTCTCGAGCCGTGGCATCCGGCATCTTCCATTTTTTTTCGTTTTTGCCAAAGAACACTTTTTGAATCATCCACAAGGAATAGACGGTGGCGGCAATAAAGCCCAGCGTTGCCAGGGCAGCGATGGGAATACTAACCTGGTAAACGCCTAACAGGACCAGAAACTCACCGACAAAGTTAGCCAGCCCAGGCAGCCCCAGCGAGGCCATCGCAAACACCATTCCAAAACCGCCGAAGCGCGGCGCAATATCCCATAAACCGCCCATCTTATCCATGTCGCGCGTGTGTAAACGTTCATAGATATCGCCCACCAGGATAAAGAGAGCGCCCGTACTCAAACCGTGCGACAGGATGATTAAAACAGCGCCCTGCAGCGCCAGCTGATTCCAGGCAAAAACACCTAACAAAACAAATCCCATGTGGCTGACGCTGGTGTAAGCGACCAGACGTTTTAAATCATTTTGCGCAAAGGCCACAATGGCCGCGTAAATGATGCCGATAATACCCAGAACCATGGCGAACATGGCAAACTCTTTACCGGCCTGTGGAAAGAGAGGCATTAAAAAGCGGATAAAACCATAGGCGCCCGCCTTTAGCACCAATCCGGCCAGCACAACGCTACCGGCGGTGGGCGCTTCGGTGTGTGCATCGGGCAGCCAGTTATGGAGCGGCACGATCGGTAATTTTACGCCAAAACCAACAAAAAAGCCCAACATCAGCCAGAAGGCGACTTTGGGAGATACCTGCGTTCCCAGCAATTCCAGATAATCGAATGTGTAATGGCCGGTTTGGGAACCGTGGATAAAATACAGAGCCAGAATAGAAATAAGCATAAATAGCCCGCTGGCCTGCGTAAAAATAAAAAACTTTATGGTTGCATAAATGCGGTTGGAGTGCCCCCAGATGCCGATTAAAAAATAAAGGGGAATGAGCATGACTTCCCAGAAGAAGTAAAACAAAAATAAATCCAGCGCCATGAACACGCCGCTAATGCCAGCCAGGATCCAGAGCAGGTTAAAATGAAAAAATCCAACTCGCTCTTGAATGCCTTTCCAGGAACAGGCAACCGCCAAAAGGCCAAGAAAGCCCGTCAACACGATGAGCAGAATGCTCAGCCCGTCAACCGCCAGAAAGTACTGAATGCCCCACTGCGGGATCCAGGAGGTTTTTTCCATCAAAAACCAATCCTGCCGGGCAAGGGTCAGGCCTTTTTCCGAGAGAAAAGAGATCCACAAGCGGACGCTAACCGCCAGATGCACAGCCGTAAAAAAGAGCGATATCCAGCGCGGCGCTTCTTTATTCCAGCGACCGGCCAGCCAGGCCAGTAAGCCGCCTAAAATCAACCATGAGAATAAAAACGTTAATGTCATAGGATCACCACAATTGTTATTGAAACCAGAACACCAAGGGCAATGCCCACAATGTAACGACGCACTTTACCGGTTTGCGTTAATTTAAACAGATAATGGAATTGTCTGGAAATCCAGGGCAGGAAAACATAAATAAGATCGATGAAATCTCGTTTGTTAATGCGCGCGATCCAGACATAAGGCCGAATGAACACTCTTTCGTAAAGCCAGTCAAATCCCAGGCCAGAAAGCAGGAATTGCTGCAATCCACGGCCAAGCGGAGTCGCGGTAAAGCCGGCCACAATTTTTGTGTTCTTAAGATACAGATAATAAGCAAGATAGATAGAAATGATAGCCAATACGGCCGTTAATACCTGCGAAAATATCTCCAGCGCTACTTCATGATGCCCGCCTTCAAGCCCTGGCAAAACCTGCTTCATAAAATCGCTGAACAGGGTCAGGTGGCCCATGGTAGCAGGCAGTTCAATAAAGCCGCCAAACACGGCAAAAACAGACAGCACGATCAACGGCACATGCACGGTCCATTTCGGAAAGTGCGATACTTCGATTTTCTGTTCGCCAAAAAAGGTGACAAACACCATGCGAAAGGTGTAAAAAGCGGTTATCACCGCGCCAAAGAGGGCCGCCAGCCACAGATAAATACTGCCGTTGGGCCCGCTCCAGGCGTACCAGATGATGGCGTCTTTACTGTAAAAGCCGGCTGTAATCAACGGCAACGCGGCCAGCGAAGCCGAACCGATCAAAAACGTCCAGAAGGTAACCGGCAAAGCCTTTGCCAGTCCGCCCATCTTGAACATATTTTGTTCATGATGCTGAGCGAGAATAATGGCGCCCGCGCCCAAAAAGAGCAGCGCTTTAAAAAAGGCGTGAATCATAAAGTGAAAAACACCCGCGCTCCAGGCGCCCACACCCAGGGCTAAAAACATGTAGCCAATTTGACTGACCGTTGAATAGGCCAGAACGCGTTTAATATCGGTTTGCGCCATTCCGGCCAGACCGGCAACCAGCAAAGTAGCCGCGCCAACAATAGCCACCGCCGTCATGGAAATGGGAGCCAGTAGGTAAATACCGTTCATTCGGGCGATCAAATAAACGCCGGCGGTTACCATGGTTGCGGCATGGATCAAAGCGCTGGTTGGCGTGGGGCCGGCCATGGCGTCTGGCAACCACACCTGCAGAGGTAACTGAGCCGACTTGCCAACGGCGCCGCCCAGCAGCAGCAACGTGGAAGCCACCGCCAGTTTGTTACCCGGCGACCAGACATGAGGCGCAACCGTTAAAATTTCTTGAATATTTAAAGATCGAAAACTGTAAAACAGCAAAAACAATCCAATGGCCATGGCGGCATCGCCCACGCGCGTTACAATAAAGGCCTTGCGCGCCGCGTAACCGTTAGCCGGATCGCTGTACCAGAAGCCGATTAACAGGTAACTGCACAACCCTACGCCTTCCCAACCCAGGTAGAGCAACAGCAGGTTATCGCCCATCACCAGCATCAGCATGGCGCC
This sequence is a window from Caldithrix abyssi DSM 13497. Protein-coding genes within it:
- the nuoL gene encoding NADH-quinone oxidoreductase subunit L, which encodes MYEFLWLVPTFPFLGFLILAIFGKKLGNKLSAFVGVGSVGLSALITLLIGFQFLTSPPENGIFVQTLWNWIAADDFQVNIAFHLDALSMVFIFVITFVGFWIHLYSTEYMADDAAFSRFFAYMNLFVGAMLMLVMGDNLLLLYLGWEGVGLCSYLLIGFWYSDPANGYAARKAFIVTRVGDAAMAIGLFLLFYSFRSLNIQEILTVAPHVWSPGNKLAVASTLLLLGGAVGKSAQLPLQVWLPDAMAGPTPTSALIHAATMVTAGVYLIARMNGIYLLAPISMTAVAIVGAATLLVAGLAGMAQTDIKRVLAYSTVSQIGYMFLALGVGAWSAGVFHFMIHAFFKALLFLGAGAIILAQHHEQNMFKMGGLAKALPVTFWTFLIGSASLAALPLITAGFYSKDAIIWYAWSGPNGSIYLWLAALFGAVITAFYTFRMVFVTFFGEQKIEVSHFPKWTVHVPLIVLSVFAVFGGFIELPATMGHLTLFSDFMKQVLPGLEGGHHEVALEIFSQVLTAVLAIISIYLAYYLYLKNTKIVAGFTATPLGRGLQQFLLSGLGFDWLYERVFIRPYVWIARINKRDFIDLIYVFLPWISRQFHYLFKLTQTGKVRRYIVGIALGVLVSITIVVIL
- the nuoM gene encoding NADH-quinone oxidoreductase subunit M — translated: MTLTFLFSWLILGGLLAWLAGRWNKEAPRWISLFFTAVHLAVSVRLWISFLSEKGLTLARQDWFLMEKTSWIPQWGIQYFLAVDGLSILLIVLTGFLGLLAVACSWKGIQERVGFFHFNLLWILAGISGVFMALDLFLFYFFWEVMLIPLYFLIGIWGHSNRIYATIKFFIFTQASGLFMLISILALYFIHGSQTGHYTFDYLELLGTQVSPKVAFWLMLGFFVGFGVKLPIVPLHNWLPDAHTEAPTAGSVVLAGLVLKAGAYGFIRFLMPLFPQAGKEFAMFAMVLGIIGIIYAAIVAFAQNDLKRLVAYTSVSHMGFVLLGVFAWNQLALQGAVLIILSHGLSTGALFILVGDIYERLHTRDMDKMGGLWDIAPRFGGFGMVFAMASLGLPGLANFVGEFLVLLGVYQVSIPIAALATLGFIAATVYSLWMIQKVFFGKNEKKWKMPDATAREISIFTALVLALLWLGLFPNTVLKTSRQALKNLQTITREYFTPTKNAPENPTVDELKKSRSNYGGLE